The following are encoded together in the Deltaproteobacteria bacterium genome:
- a CDS encoding tetratricopeptide repeat protein, translated as MTSTNNISNKHESNQSKVKDLIEMGEFYFVNQKWDNAVEVLMKAKKIDPNNPDVYYNLGIVYEMKNQFEDAKQMLEKVLKIKPDHECAQRHLNKLVGT; from the coding sequence ATGACAAGCACAAACAATATAAGCAACAAACATGAGTCTAATCAGTCAAAGGTCAAGGATTTGATTGAGATGGGCGAGTTTTATTTTGTAAATCAAAAATGGGATAATGCTGTTGAGGTCTTAATGAAGGCTAAAAAAATAGACCCTAACAATCCCGATGTCTATTATAACCTTGGCATTGTATATGAGATGAAAAACCAGTTTGAAGATGCAAAGCAGATGCTTGAAAAGGTGTTAAAAATAAAGCCTGACCATGAATGCGCCCAGAGACACCTCAATAAATTAGTCGGGACATAA
- a CDS encoding TrkA family potassium uptake protein, protein MRRFAVIGLGRFGYSVAKTLVEKGCEVLAIDDDEEKIKDVSDFVTHAVQMDATDEEALRHAGVHYVDIAVVSIGENIEASILIVMTLKEMGVKEVLAKAVTPIHGKVLRNIGVSKVIFPERDMAIKVATSLATPNILEQIELSPQYSIVETSVPKGLAGKTIMESDIKNRFDVNVIAIRKRVPVITEAGEPDFIEEWNVSPSTDDRIEEGDVLVMIGDNKDLEKLKKG, encoded by the coding sequence ATGAGAAGATTTGCTGTTATTGGTCTGGGCAGATTTGGATACAGTGTTGCAAAAACACTTGTAGAAAAGGGATGCGAGGTTCTTGCAATAGACGATGATGAGGAAAAGATAAAGGATGTAAGCGATTTTGTAACCCATGCTGTGCAGATGGATGCAACTGATGAAGAGGCGCTCCGTCATGCAGGGGTTCATTATGTTGATATTGCTGTGGTGAGTATCGGTGAGAATATTGAGGCAAGCATACTGATTGTCATGACATTAAAGGAGATGGGTGTTAAAGAGGTGTTGGCAAAGGCTGTAACCCCTATTCATGGAAAGGTTCTCCGAAATATAGGTGTAAGCAAGGTCATCTTTCCTGAAAGGGATATGGCGATAAAGGTGGCAACCAGCCTTGCGACACCAAATATCCTAGAGCAGATTGAACTTTCGCCTCAATACAGCATCGTAGAAACCTCTGTGCCAAAAGGTCTTGCAGGAAAAACCATCATGGAAAGTGATATAAAGAATAGATTTGATGTAAATGTGATTGCCATCAGAAAAAGGGTGCCGGTAATTACAGAGGCTGGCGAGCCTGATTTTATTGAAGAATGGAATGTATCTCCATCAACTGATGACAGGATAGAGGAGGGGGATGTATTGGTCATGATTGGCGACAACAAAGATTTAGAGAAACTAAAGAAAGGATAA
- the argF gene encoding ornithine carbamoyltransferase, with product MKKDLLKISDLTKSEIDELFERTRVLKDNHKKGIPYKPFIGKTLGLIFEKASTRTRVSFEAAMYQMGGNAIFISHRDSQIGRGEPIKDTARVLSRYIDAVVIRTFGHDIVEEFAEHSEIPVINGLTDLHHPCQVLTDVFTMFEKKGHYNGLKVAWIGDGNNMANSWIEAAAILGFDLFLACPKGYEPDKKILEHAKKNAQTKIEVLIDLKEAANNADVLNTDVWASMGQEQEREKRVKDFKGYQINKDILKLAKKDAVVMHCLPAHRGEEITDDIIECKQSAVFDEAENRLHVQKAALEKLLNTEIRNRK from the coding sequence TTGAAAAAAGATTTACTTAAAATATCTGACTTGACAAAATCCGAGATAGACGAATTATTTGAAAGAACTCGTGTCCTGAAGGATAACCATAAAAAGGGCATCCCTTATAAACCATTTATCGGTAAAACACTGGGGCTTATATTTGAAAAGGCATCAACAAGAACCCGCGTATCATTTGAGGCAGCAATGTATCAGATGGGCGGGAATGCAATATTTATAAGCCATCGGGATTCGCAGATAGGCAGAGGCGAACCAATAAAGGATACTGCTAGAGTTTTATCTAGGTATATAGATGCTGTCGTTATCCGCACATTCGGGCATGATATTGTGGAGGAGTTTGCAGAACATTCGGAGATACCTGTTATAAACGGCTTGACTGATTTACACCATCCATGTCAGGTCTTGACAGATGTATTTACCATGTTTGAAAAAAAGGGGCATTACAATGGTCTTAAGGTCGCATGGATAGGCGACGGAAACAACATGGCAAATTCATGGATAGAGGCTGCGGCAATACTTGGGTTTGATTTATTCCTTGCATGTCCAAAAGGATATGAACCAGACAAAAAAATATTGGAGCATGCAAAAAAGAATGCTCAAACAAAGATTGAGGTTTTAATAGACCTGAAAGAGGCAGCCAATAATGCCGATGTCTTGAACACAGATGTATGGGCAAGCATGGGACAGGAACAAGAAAGGGAAAAAAGAGTAAAAGATTTTAAAGGGTATCAGATAAATAAAGATATTTTAAAACTTGCAAAAAAAGACGCTGTTGTCATGCACTGCCTTCCTGCCCACAGGGGAGAAGAGATAACAGACGATATAATAGAGTGTAAACAATCTGCTGTCTTTGATGAAGCAGAAAATAGGCTGCATGTTCAGAAGGCAGCGCTGGAAAAACTGCTAAATACAGAAATAAGAAACAGGAAATGA
- a CDS encoding YggS family pyridoxal phosphate-dependent enzyme, whose protein sequence is MSVDIKKNILILRQRIASAANRSSRNPSDIRIAAATKTVEPERIKDAIAGGINIFGENYVQEAKEKISDLRFQISDSRAKWHFIGTLQKNKVKYAVHLFDMIETVDTALLAVEIDKRAEKKMDILIQVNIGGEKTKSGCCEGDVLNLVKGVAGLKNIAVKGLMTIPPFFEDPEDVRPYFRRLFEISRDVQKEGIEDVSMTELSMGMSNDFETAIEEGATIVRIGTAIFGKRENKKKT, encoded by the coding sequence ATGTCTGTTGATATTAAAAAGAATATACTGATTTTGAGGCAGCGTATTGCAAGCGCTGCAAACAGAAGCAGCAGAAATCCTTCTGATATAAGGATTGCGGCAGCAACTAAAACTGTTGAACCCGAAAGGATTAAGGATGCAATTGCAGGTGGTATCAACATATTTGGAGAAAATTATGTTCAGGAGGCAAAAGAGAAGATTTCAGATTTGAGATTTCAGATTTCAGATTCAAGGGCAAAATGGCACTTTATCGGCACCCTGCAGAAGAACAAGGTGAAATATGCTGTCCATCTGTTTGACATGATTGAGACTGTTGATACTGCTTTACTGGCTGTGGAAATTGACAAAAGGGCAGAAAAAAAGATGGATATTCTGATTCAGGTGAATATCGGAGGAGAGAAGACCAAATCAGGCTGCTGTGAAGGCGATGTTTTAAACCTTGTAAAAGGTGTTGCAGGGTTAAAGAATATTGCTGTAAAAGGACTTATGACAATACCGCCATTCTTTGAAGACCCTGAAGATGTAAGACCGTATTTCAGGAGGCTCTTTGAGATTTCAAGGGATGTTCAGAAAGAAGGCATAGAGGATGTATCCATGACAGAACTTTCTATGGGCATGTCAAATGACTTTGAAACGGCAATAGAAGAAGGGGCAACCATTGTAAGGATTGGGACAGCAATATTCGGTAAGAGGGAAAATAAAAAAAAGACTTAA
- a CDS encoding acetylornithine transaminase, which translates to MLPKTRVKLTTQEIINLTSKYIANTYNRFPIAITKGKGCRVWDADGKEYLDFVAGLAVCNLGHCHPKVVKAIQEQAEKLIHISNLYYIEPQAELAELLCKNSFADKVFFCNSGAEANEAAIKLARKYFKDKDENKFQIITMEKSFHGRTMATLAATGQKKFQQGFEPLLEKFIYVPFDDVQAVESAITPETCAVMVEPIQGEGGVNIPSDNYLKGLKALCKGKGMLLIFDEVQVGMGRTGKLFAYEHYGVTPDIMTLAKGLAGGVAIGAMLATDEIAKSFVPGTHASTFGGNPLATAAGIAALKAVLEEGILENCQKIGKYLIEKLHKLKAEYPFIKEVRGKGLMIGMELDIPGADIVKKCLEKGLLINCTADKIIRFIPPLVVTKDEVDEMFEILMPVLDGVQS; encoded by the coding sequence ATGCTTCCAAAAACGAGGGTAAAATTGACTACACAGGAAATCATAAATCTAACGAGTAAATATATTGCAAACACCTACAACCGTTTTCCCATTGCCATCACAAAAGGCAAGGGATGCAGGGTTTGGGATGCAGATGGAAAGGAATATCTGGATTTTGTTGCAGGCCTTGCGGTCTGCAATCTAGGACACTGTCATCCAAAGGTTGTAAAGGCGATTCAGGAGCAGGCAGAAAAACTTATTCATATATCAAACCTCTATTACATTGAGCCGCAGGCAGAATTAGCCGAACTCCTCTGCAAAAACTCATTTGCCGACAAAGTGTTTTTCTGCAACTCAGGGGCAGAGGCAAATGAGGCTGCAATAAAACTTGCAAGGAAATATTTTAAAGATAAAGATGAAAATAAATTTCAGATTATTACAATGGAGAAGTCCTTTCATGGGCGGACTATGGCAACCCTTGCTGCAACAGGACAGAAGAAGTTCCAGCAAGGGTTTGAGCCGCTTTTAGAAAAATTTATATATGTTCCTTTTGATGATGTCCAAGCAGTGGAATCTGCAATTACACCTGAGACATGCGCTGTTATGGTTGAGCCTATTCAGGGTGAGGGCGGGGTGAATATTCCGTCCGATAATTATCTGAAAGGGTTGAAGGCACTCTGCAAAGGAAAAGGCATGCTTCTAATTTTCGATGAGGTTCAAGTCGGCATGGGGCGCACGGGAAAGTTATTTGCTTATGAGCATTACGGCGTAACGCCGGATATTATGACGCTGGCAAAAGGGCTGGCAGGCGGCGTTGCCATCGGCGCCATGCTGGCAACTGATGAGATTGCAAAGAGTTTTGTGCCGGGGACGCATGCCTCAACCTTCGGCGGAAATCCCCTTGCCACAGCAGCAGGCATTGCAGCATTAAAGGCGGTTTTGGAAGAAGGTATACTGGAAAATTGTCAGAAGATCGGGAAATATCTCATTGAAAAATTACATAAACTAAAGGCAGAATATCCGTTCATCAAAGAGGTTCGCGGCAAGGGCTTAATGATTGGCATGGAATTGGATATTCCGGGTGCAGATATTGTCAAGAAATGTCTTGAAAAAGGACTCCTTATAAACTGCACAGCAGACAAGATAATTAGGTTCATCCCGCCTCTTGTTGTTACAAAAGATGAAGTGGATGAGATGTTTGAAATTCTAATGCCTGTTCTGGATGGGGTGCAGTCTTGA
- a CDS encoding glucose-6-phosphate isomerase, with product MPNINLNIDNITLFLSKEEIFNLQPQVFKIHEQMEKRGGAGSDFIGWLHVPSKTSKDLLKEIHSAAEHIRENSEVFICIGIGGSYLGAKAALGFVSHTFYNQLRPEKRLTPEIYFAGHNMSSDYLSDLLEIIGDRDICINVISKSGTTIEPGTAFRVIKKLVEKRYGRDEARKRIFATTDKEKGALKKLADIEGYKTFVVPDDIGGRYSVLTPVGLLPIAAAGIDIFELMEGAKDFEELTSNPDIKLNPSYLYAAIRYLLYQKGKAVEILSSFHPCLHYIAQWWKQLTGESEGKDKKGVFPASMDFTTDLHSLGQWIQDGQRIIFETFMLIERSNRELLIPSAKDNGDGLGFIAGKSLDYVNDKAYQGTARAHKDGGVPNMTISIKDRTPYSLGQLFYFFERAIAMSGYLLDVNPFNQPDVEFYKKNMFALLGKQ from the coding sequence ATGCCAAACATAAATCTCAATATAGATAATATTACCCTATTCCTTTCAAAAGAAGAAATTTTTAATCTCCAGCCGCAGGTTTTTAAAATCCATGAGCAGATGGAAAAAAGGGGGGGGGCGGGCAGTGATTTTATTGGCTGGCTTCATGTACCGTCTAAAACATCAAAAGATTTACTCAAAGAAATACATTCTGCGGCAGAACATATAAGGGAAAATTCTGAAGTATTTATCTGCATCGGCATTGGCGGCTCATATCTTGGGGCAAAGGCAGCCCTTGGGTTCGTTAGTCATACATTCTATAACCAACTCCGTCCTGAAAAAAGGCTCACCCCTGAAATCTACTTTGCAGGGCATAACATGAGTTCCGACTATCTTTCTGATTTACTGGAGATAATTGGCGATAGGGATATTTGTATAAATGTGATTTCCAAATCAGGGACAACCATTGAACCGGGGACTGCATTCAGGGTCATTAAAAAACTTGTTGAAAAAAGATATGGCAGGGATGAGGCAAGAAAAAGGATTTTTGCAACAACGGATAAAGAAAAAGGGGCATTAAAGAAACTTGCTGATATTGAAGGATACAAAACCTTTGTTGTGCCTGATGATATTGGAGGCAGGTATTCGGTTCTGACGCCTGTTGGTCTTCTGCCTATTGCAGCTGCAGGGATTGATATTTTTGAACTCATGGAAGGTGCAAAGGATTTTGAGGAACTCACATCAAACCCTGATATAAAATTAAACCCATCTTATCTTTATGCTGCTATCCGCTATCTACTGTATCAAAAAGGCAAGGCAGTAGAAATCCTCTCATCATTCCATCCATGCCTGCATTATATTGCGCAGTGGTGGAAGCAATTAACTGGAGAGAGTGAGGGTAAAGATAAAAAAGGTGTGTTTCCTGCTTCAATGGATTTTACTACAGATTTACATTCCCTTGGACAATGGATACAGGACGGACAGAGAATCATATTTGAGACATTCATGCTGATTGAAAGGTCAAACAGGGAATTGCTTATACCATCTGCAAAGGATAATGGCGATGGGCTTGGATTTATTGCAGGTAAATCTTTAGATTATGTAAATGACAAGGCATATCAAGGCACTGCTCGGGCACACAAAGACGGCGGAGTTCCTAATATGACGATTTCTATTAAGGACAGGACGCCCTATTCCCTTGGACAACTCTTTTACTTTTTTGAAAGGGCTATAGCAATGTCAGGTTATCTACTAGACGTCAATCCATTCAACCAGCCAGACGTGGAGTTTTATAAGAAGAATATGTTTGCCCTTCTGGGAAAACAATAA
- a CDS encoding nucleotidyl transferase AbiEii/AbiGii toxin family protein — protein MFYEAVPKDVASLISRLSSFPLPNNTYMAGGTAVTLYLRHRVSIDVDLFTQEHFLTGPIYRCNTKGPLSSHRRCFG, from the coding sequence ATGTTTTACGAGGCAGTTCCCAAGGATGTGGCATCCCTCATCAGCAGGCTGAGTTCTTTTCCTTTACCCAATAATACCTATATGGCTGGCGGCACTGCTGTTACCCTCTATTTAAGGCACAGGGTTTCTATAGATGTTGACCTTTTCACGCAAGAACATTTTCTTACAGGGCCTATTTATAGATGCAATACGAAAGGACCACTCAGTTCACATAGAAGGTGTTTCGGATAG
- the proC gene encoding pyrroline-5-carboxylate reductase: MLANKTIGFIGAGNMGEALIRGLLASKKITPGQILASDKFKERLSYITEKYGIKVFTKNFEVVKGADIVILAVKSNDIKETVKEIGDDITKDKLLITIAAGVSVNFIREYVPPPAPPIIRVMPNTPALICEGAIGIYAAHGVSEDDKNLALHIFETVGKVVFIEKEELMDAVTGLSGSGPAYIFLIMEALSDAGVKMGLSRKTANILAIQTVIGSAKLALTSDKHFAELKDMVTSPGGTTIAGIEKLEEGALRSDIIKAVEAATIKSKELTGR; the protein is encoded by the coding sequence ATGTTGGCAAACAAGACAATAGGTTTTATAGGTGCAGGCAATATGGGAGAGGCGCTTATACGCGGACTTCTTGCATCCAAAAAGATTACACCGGGACAAATACTTGCCTCTGACAAGTTCAAGGAAAGGCTTTCGTATATCACAGAAAAATACGGGATAAAGGTTTTCACAAAAAACTTTGAGGTGGTCAAAGGCGCTGATATTGTTATTCTTGCTGTTAAATCAAATGATATAAAAGAGACTGTTAAAGAGATAGGAGACGATATAACAAAGGATAAACTTCTAATCACTATTGCAGCAGGTGTATCAGTAAACTTTATACGCGAATATGTCCCTCCGCCTGCCCCTCCGATTATAAGGGTTATGCCAAACACACCTGCACTTATATGCGAAGGCGCCATAGGGATATATGCCGCACATGGTGTTTCAGAAGATGATAAAAATCTTGCCCTGCATATATTTGAGACAGTGGGCAAGGTAGTCTTCATTGAGAAAGAGGAATTGATGGATGCTGTAACAGGACTCAGCGGGAGCGGGCCCGCATACATCTTTCTGATTATGGAGGCGCTTTCCGATGCAGGTGTAAAGATGGGATTATCCAGAAAAACTGCAAACATCCTTGCCATCCAGACAGTGATTGGCTCTGCAAAACTTGCCCTTACAAGCGATAAGCATTTTGCTGAATTAAAGGATATGGTTACCTCTCCTGGAGGCACAACCATTGCAGGAATTGAAAAACTTGAAGAGGGGGCTTTAAGGAGTGATATAATAAAGGCTGTAGAGGCAGCAACGATAAAGTCAAAGGAACTGACAGGAAGGTAG
- a CDS encoding four helix bundle protein, whose translation MRNKGFEDMPIWQNAMNIAISVHMVSEGFQKKEDYAVK comes from the coding sequence ATGAGAAATAAGGGTTTTGAAGATATGCCTATTTGGCAGAATGCCATGAATATTGCAATATCTGTGCATATGGTAAGCGAAGGCTTCCAGAAGAAAGAAGATTATGCCGTAAAATAG